Proteins encoded together in one Bacteroides ovatus window:
- a CDS encoding FtsW/RodA/SpoVE family cell cycle protein gives MDLLKNIFKGDKVIWIIFLCLCLISIIEVFSAASTLTYKSGDHWGPITQHSIILMVGAVVVVFLHNVPYKWFQVFPVFLYPVSLVLLAFVTLMGIITGDRVNGAARWMTFMGLQFQPSELAKMAVIIAVSFILSKRQDEYGANPNAFKYIMILTGLVFLLIAPENLSTAMLLFGVVCMMMFIGRVSSKKLFGMLGILGLVGGVAVGILMAIPAKTLHNTPGLHRFETWQNRVSGFFEKEEVPAAKFDIDKDAQIAHARIAIATSHVVGKGPGNSIQRDFLSQAFSDFIFAIVIEEMGLVGGIFVVFLYLWLLMRAGRIAQKCERTFPAFLVMGIALLLVSQAILNMMVAVGLFPVTGQPLPLVSKGGTSTLINCAYIGMILSVSRYTAHLEEQKAHDAQIQLQIEADAAANSEAQAAAEPTAQILNSDAKFEDEHDSRNNER, from the coding sequence TTGGATTTATTAAAGAACATATTCAAAGGTGACAAGGTAATCTGGATTATCTTCCTCTGTCTCTGCCTCATCTCGATCATCGAGGTGTTTTCGGCAGCGTCGACGCTGACTTACAAAAGTGGCGACCATTGGGGGCCGATTACGCAACACTCCATCATCCTGATGGTGGGAGCTGTGGTAGTCGTATTTCTGCATAATGTTCCCTACAAATGGTTCCAGGTATTTCCGGTCTTTCTATATCCGGTATCTCTGGTTCTACTGGCATTTGTCACGCTGATGGGCATCATCACAGGCGACCGTGTCAACGGGGCCGCCCGTTGGATGACCTTTATGGGATTGCAATTCCAGCCATCGGAATTGGCAAAGATGGCGGTAATCATTGCCGTCTCATTCATCCTGTCCAAAAGGCAGGACGAATATGGGGCCAATCCGAATGCCTTTAAATATATCATGATCCTCACCGGACTGGTATTCCTGCTCATCGCACCGGAAAACCTTTCGACAGCAATGCTGCTGTTCGGAGTGGTATGTATGATGATGTTCATCGGACGGGTATCTTCCAAGAAACTGTTCGGGATGTTGGGGATATTGGGGCTTGTAGGCGGTGTTGCCGTAGGCATACTGATGGCTATTCCCGCCAAAACACTGCACAACACTCCGGGACTTCACCGTTTCGAAACGTGGCAGAATCGTGTTTCCGGTTTCTTTGAGAAAGAAGAAGTGCCGGCAGCCAAATTTGATATTGACAAAGACGCACAGATTGCACACGCGCGAATCGCTATTGCTACCAGCCATGTAGTAGGCAAAGGTCCGGGAAACTCGATACAACGCGACTTCCTTAGCCAGGCATTCTCCGATTTTATCTTCGCGATTGTGATTGAAGAAATGGGACTGGTAGGAGGAATATTTGTGGTGTTCCTCTATTTATGGTTGCTGATGCGAGCCGGACGAATCGCCCAAAAGTGCGAGCGAACCTTCCCCGCCTTTCTCGTCATGGGTATTGCGCTGTTGTTGGTATCACAGGCAATACTGAATATGATGGTTGCCGTCGGGTTATTCCCCGTCACCGGACAACCCCTGCCTCTGGTCAGCAAAGGAGGTACAAGTACGTTAATCAACTGCGCTTATATCGGAATGATATTAAGCGTAAGCCGATATACCGCTCATCTGGAAGAACAGAAAGCGCACGATGCACAGATCCAACTGCAAATAGAGGCGGATGCCGCAGCCAATTCGGAAGCACAGGCCGCAGCCGAACCGACAGCGCAGATTCTGAACAGCGACGCCAAATTTGAAGATGAGCATGATAGCAGAAACAATGAACGGTAA
- a CDS encoding penicillin-binding protein has protein sequence MTRYFFVILLMALIGVAIVVKAGITMFAERQYWQDVADRFVKENVTVKPNRGNIISSDGKLMASSLPEYRIYMDFMSGEKDEKRRQKDQARRDSILNANMDSICIGLHKIFPDKSAAQFKAHLKKGRQAKSRNYLIYPKRISYIQYKEVKRLPVFCLNRYKGGFKEQAYNQRKKPFGSLAARTLGDVYADTAKGARNGIELAFDTILKGRDGLTHRQKVMNKYLNIVDVPPVDGCDLISTIDVGMQDICEKALVDKLKELNASVGVVVLMEVSTGEVKAIVNMMQGKDGEYYEMRNNAISDMLEPGSTFKTASIMVALEDGKITPDYVVDTGNGQMPMYGRVMKDHNWHRGGYGKLTVTEILGVSSNVGTSYIIDHFYGSNPQKFVDGLKRMSIDQPLHLQIAGEGKPNIRGPKERYFAKTTLPWMSIGYETQVPPINILTFYNGIANNGVTVRPKFVKAAMKDGEVVKEYPTEVINPKICSDKTLAQIREILRKVVGEGLAKPAGSKQFHVSGKTGTAQISQGAAGYKTGRTNYLVSFCGYFPSEAPKYSMIVSIQKPGLPASGGLMAGSVFSKIAERVYAKDLRLPLTNAIDTNSVVIPNVKAGEMREAQRVLEELQINVQGKIADSGKEVWGNTHSAPQAVVLESRSNMQNFVPSVIGMGAKDAVYLLESKGLKVNLVGVGKVKSQSIANGTIVKKGQTVTLTLN, from the coding sequence ATGACCCGTTACTTCTTCGTCATCCTGTTGATGGCGTTGATAGGAGTAGCTATTGTTGTAAAAGCAGGCATCACCATGTTTGCCGAACGACAATACTGGCAGGATGTGGCTGACCGTTTCGTAAAAGAGAATGTGACGGTAAAACCTAATCGTGGAAACATTATTTCTTCTGACGGTAAACTGATGGCCAGCTCTCTGCCCGAGTACAGAATATATATGGACTTTATGTCCGGTGAAAAGGATGAAAAACGCAGGCAGAAAGATCAGGCACGCCGGGATTCCATCCTCAATGCCAATATGGATTCAATCTGTATCGGACTTCACAAGATATTCCCGGACAAGAGTGCGGCTCAATTCAAGGCACACCTCAAGAAAGGACGCCAGGCAAAAAGCCGCAATTATCTGATTTATCCGAAACGTATCTCCTATATACAATATAAAGAGGTAAAGAGACTGCCTGTATTCTGCTTGAACCGGTATAAAGGCGGATTCAAGGAACAAGCTTACAATCAGCGTAAGAAACCGTTCGGTTCACTGGCTGCCCGTACACTGGGAGATGTGTATGCAGACACAGCCAAAGGAGCGAGAAATGGTATCGAACTTGCTTTCGACACCATCCTGAAAGGGCGGGACGGATTGACACACCGTCAGAAGGTGATGAACAAATACCTGAACATTGTCGATGTGCCACCAGTTGATGGTTGCGATCTGATTAGTACTATCGATGTAGGTATGCAGGATATTTGCGAGAAGGCGTTGGTGGATAAGCTGAAAGAGCTGAATGCGAGCGTGGGTGTGGTGGTATTGATGGAGGTAAGTACCGGAGAAGTGAAAGCCATCGTCAACATGATGCAAGGCAAAGACGGTGAGTACTACGAAATGCGCAACAATGCTATTAGTGATATGCTCGAGCCGGGGTCTACTTTCAAAACGGCCTCTATCATGGTAGCTCTTGAAGACGGAAAGATCACGCCGGACTATGTGGTAGATACCGGCAACGGCCAGATGCCGATGTATGGACGTGTCATGAAAGACCATAACTGGCATCGCGGAGGATATGGAAAGCTGACTGTTACGGAAATTCTAGGGGTTTCGTCCAATGTGGGTACCTCTTATATTATAGACCATTTCTACGGCAGCAACCCGCAGAAATTTGTAGACGGGTTGAAACGGATGAGCATCGACCAGCCGTTACACCTGCAGATTGCGGGAGAAGGAAAACCGAATATACGCGGCCCGAAAGAACGTTATTTTGCAAAGACAACATTGCCGTGGATGAGTATCGGCTACGAGACACAGGTTCCACCGATCAATATTCTCACATTCTATAATGGGATAGCCAACAACGGAGTCACCGTGCGTCCGAAGTTTGTCAAAGCTGCCATGAAGGACGGGGAAGTAGTGAAAGAATATCCGACAGAGGTAATCAATCCCAAGATTTGTTCGGATAAGACTTTGGCACAGATCCGTGAGATTCTCCGAAAAGTGGTTGGTGAAGGACTTGCCAAACCTGCGGGAAGCAAGCAGTTCCACGTTTCAGGAAAAACAGGAACGGCGCAGATTTCACAGGGAGCAGCCGGATACAAAACGGGAAGAACAAATTATCTGGTTAGTTTCTGCGGGTATTTCCCGTCAGAAGCACCTAAATATAGCATGATTGTCTCTATCCAGAAACCGGGATTACCGGCTTCGGGAGGTTTAATGGCAGGTAGTGTGTTCAGCAAGATTGCAGAAAGGGTGTATGCCAAAGACTTGCGGTTACCGCTGACCAATGCGATTGATACTAATTCCGTAGTCATTCCGAATGTAAAAGCCGGAGAGATGCGCGAAGCGCAACGAGTATTGGAAGAGCTGCAGATTAACGTACAAGGCAAAATCGCTGATTCGGGCAAAGAGGTTTGGGGAAATACCCATTCTGCCCCACAAGCTGTGGTTCTTGAGAGCCGGAGCAATATGCAGAATTTTGTACCGAGTGTGATAGGTATGGGAGCGAAAGACGCTGTGTACTTGTTGGAAAGCAAAGGATTGAAAGTCAATCTGGTCGGCGTAGGCAAAGTAAAAAGCCAGTCGATAGCCAACGGAACGATTGTTAAGAAGGGACAGACAGTGACGCTTACGCTTAATTAA
- a CDS encoding UDP-N-acetylmuramoyl-L-alanyl-D-glutamate--2,6-diaminopimelate ligase, which yields MLLNELLKAIQPVEVAGDSNIEITGVNIDSRLVEAGQLFMAMRGTQADGHAYIPAAIAKGAIAILCEDMPEEPVAGITYVRVKDSEDAVGKIATTFYGDPTSKLELVGVTGTNGKTTIATLLYNTFRYFGYKVGLISTVCNYIDDEPIPTEHTTPDPITLNCLLGRMADEGCKYVFMEVSSHSIAQKRISGLKFAGGIFTNLTRDHLDYHKTVENYLKAKKKFFDDLPKNAFSLTNLDDKNGLVMTQNTRSKVYTYSLRSLSDFKGRVLESHFEGMLLDFNNHELAVQFIGKFNASNLLAVFGAAVLLGKKEEEVLVALSTLHPVAGRFDAVRSPQGITAIVDYAHTPDALINVLNAIHGVLEGKGKVITVVGAGGNRDKGKRPIMAKEAAKASDRVIITSDNPRFEEPQDIINDMLAGLDAEDMKKTLSIADRKEAIRTACMLAEKGDVILVAGKGHENYQEIKGVKHHFDDKEVLKEIFK from the coding sequence ATGTTATTAAATGAGTTACTGAAAGCAATCCAACCGGTAGAGGTAGCCGGAGATTCAAACATAGAAATCACCGGTGTCAACATAGACTCCCGTCTAGTGGAAGCCGGACAGCTATTCATGGCAATGCGTGGCACACAAGCCGACGGCCATGCTTATATACCTGCTGCCATCGCAAAAGGAGCAATCGCCATCCTTTGCGAGGATATGCCGGAAGAACCTGTAGCGGGGATCACCTATGTACGAGTAAAAGACAGCGAAGATGCGGTAGGAAAAATTGCCACTACCTTCTACGGAGACCCGACTTCCAAGTTGGAACTGGTCGGCGTTACCGGAACGAACGGAAAAACAACGATCGCTACCTTATTATATAATACATTCCGTTATTTCGGCTATAAGGTGGGATTGATTTCTACCGTTTGCAATTACATCGATGATGAACCGATTCCGACAGAACATACTACTCCTGATCCAATCACGTTGAACTGTTTGTTGGGACGGATGGCAGATGAAGGATGCAAATATGTGTTCATGGAAGTCAGCTCCCACTCGATTGCACAGAAACGTATCAGTGGATTAAAGTTTGCAGGAGGGATCTTTACCAATTTGACCCGCGACCATCTCGACTATCATAAAACAGTAGAGAACTATCTGAAAGCGAAGAAGAAATTCTTTGACGATCTGCCGAAAAATGCATTCAGCCTGACCAATCTGGACGATAAAAACGGACTGGTAATGACGCAGAATACACGTTCGAAGGTCTATACTTATTCATTGAGAAGTCTTAGCGACTTTAAAGGACGGGTATTAGAGTCTCATTTCGAAGGGATGCTGCTCGACTTCAACAATCATGAACTGGCAGTTCAGTTTATCGGAAAGTTCAATGCTTCCAATTTGTTGGCGGTATTCGGGGCGGCAGTTCTGTTAGGCAAGAAAGAGGAAGAGGTGCTTGTAGCTCTTAGCACACTTCATCCGGTAGCCGGACGCTTCGATGCGGTCCGCTCACCGCAGGGAATTACGGCGATTGTTGATTATGCACATACCCCGGATGCTCTCATTAATGTACTGAACGCTATTCATGGAGTGCTTGAAGGAAAAGGAAAAGTGATTACCGTGGTAGGCGCCGGCGGTAACCGCGACAAGGGCAAACGCCCCATCATGGCAAAGGAAGCTGCCAAAGCGAGTGACCGCGTCATCATCACTTCCGACAATCCGCGCTTTGAAGAGCCGCAAGACATCATCAATGACATGCTTGCCGGACTGGATGCGGAAGATATGAAGAAAACACTAAGCATTGCCGACCGTAAAGAAGCGATTCGCACGGCTTGCATGCTGGCGGAGAAAGGAGATGTAATTCTCGTTGCCGGAAAAGGACATGAGAATTACCAGGAGATAAAAGGAGTGAAACATCATTTTGATGACAAAGAAGTACTCAAAGAAATTTTTAAATAA
- a CDS encoding phospho-N-acetylmuramoyl-pentapeptide-transferase, translated as MLYYLFEWLHKLNFPGAGMFGYTSFRALMAVILALLISSIWGDKFINLLKRKQITETQRDAKTDPFGVNKVGVPSMGGVIIIVAILIPCLLLGKLHNIYMILMLITTVWLGSLGFADDYIKIFKRDKEGLHGKFKIIGQVGLGLIVGMTLYLSPDVVIRENIEVHNPGREMEVIHGTNDLKSTQTTIPFFKSNNLDYADLVSFMGEHAQTAGWILFVIVTIIVVTAVSNGANLNDGMDGMAAGNSAIIGATLGVLAYVSSHIEFAGYLNIMYIPGSEELVIYICAFIGALIGFLWYNAYPAQVFMGDTGSLTIGGIIAVFAIIIHKELLIPILCGVFLVENLSVILQRAYYKAGKRKGVKQRLFKRTPIHDHFRTSMSLIEPGCTVKFTKPDQLFHESKITVRFWIVTIVLAAITIITLKIR; from the coding sequence ATGTTATACTATCTATTTGAATGGCTACATAAGCTCAATTTTCCAGGAGCGGGAATGTTCGGATATACTTCATTCCGTGCTTTGATGGCGGTTATCCTCGCATTACTTATTTCAAGTATCTGGGGAGATAAGTTCATCAACCTACTCAAAAGGAAACAAATCACAGAAACGCAGCGTGATGCTAAAACCGACCCGTTTGGCGTCAATAAAGTAGGCGTGCCGAGCATGGGAGGTGTCATCATCATTGTAGCCATCCTGATCCCTTGTTTATTGTTAGGTAAACTGCATAACATATACATGATACTGATGCTGATCACTACCGTATGGTTGGGATCGCTCGGATTCGCAGACGACTATATCAAAATCTTCAAAAGAGACAAAGAGGGTTTGCATGGCAAGTTCAAGATTATCGGTCAGGTCGGTTTAGGTTTAATTGTCGGAATGACCTTGTATTTAAGTCCGGACGTAGTGATCCGTGAGAATATCGAAGTTCATAATCCGGGACGGGAGATGGAAGTGATACACGGAACGAATGATCTGAAATCTACCCAGACAACGATTCCTTTTTTCAAGAGCAACAACCTTGATTATGCTGATCTGGTTTCGTTCATGGGAGAACATGCGCAAACAGCCGGATGGATATTGTTCGTCATTGTCACAATCATTGTGGTTACCGCCGTATCAAACGGCGCCAATCTGAATGACGGTATGGACGGAATGGCAGCCGGGAACTCGGCAATTATCGGTGCAACGTTGGGGGTACTGGCCTATGTATCATCGCATATCGAATTTGCAGGCTACCTGAACATCATGTATATTCCGGGCTCGGAAGAACTCGTAATCTATATCTGCGCCTTTATCGGTGCACTGATAGGTTTCTTATGGTACAACGCCTATCCGGCACAAGTATTTATGGGAGATACAGGCAGTCTTACTATTGGCGGTATTATCGCAGTGTTTGCCATCATCATCCACAAAGAGTTGCTGATACCGATTCTTTGCGGTGTATTCCTGGTAGAAAACCTGTCGGTAATCCTGCAACGGGCTTATTATAAGGCGGGAAAACGAAAAGGTGTGAAACAGCGATTGTTCAAGCGTACACCGATTCACGATCACTTCCGCACTTCGATGAGCCTGATTGAACCGGGATGCACGGTGAAATTCACCAAACCCGACCAACTGTTTCATGAATCAAAGATTACCGTCCGGTTCTGGATTGTAACGATTGTATTGGCAGCAATAACGATTATAACGCTTAAAATAAGATAA
- the murG gene encoding undecaprenyldiphospho-muramoylpentapeptide beta-N-acetylglucosaminyltransferase: MEKELRIIISGGGTGGHIFPAVSIANAIIELRPDAEILFVGAEGRMEMQRVPDAGYRIIGLPIAGFDRKHLWKNVSVLIKLMRSQWKARKVIKNFRPQVAVGVGGYASGPTLKTAGMMGVPTLIQEQNSYAGVTNKLLAQKARKICVAYDGMEKFFPADKIIMTGNPVRQNLTKDMPSKEEALGSFHLQPGKKTILIVGGSLGARTINNTLTASLTTIKENTDVQFIWQTGKYYYPQVTEAVKAAGALPNLYVTDFIKDMAAAYAAADLVISRAGAGSISEFCLLHKPVILVPSPNVAEDHQTKNALALVNKQAAIYVKDSEAETTLMDVALSTVNDEQKLKELTENIAKLALPDSARIIAQEVIKLAEAKNR; this comes from the coding sequence ATGGAAAAAGAACTTAGAATTATCATCAGCGGTGGAGGAACAGGAGGACATATCTTTCCTGCCGTCTCTATCGCAAACGCTATAATAGAGCTACGCCCCGACGCAGAAATTCTCTTTGTAGGCGCTGAAGGACGTATGGAAATGCAACGGGTTCCCGATGCAGGCTACCGGATTATCGGACTTCCGATAGCCGGATTCGACCGCAAACATTTATGGAAAAATGTATCCGTATTGATTAAACTGATGCGCAGCCAATGGAAAGCGCGCAAAGTAATCAAAAACTTCCGCCCGCAAGTGGCGGTAGGTGTAGGCGGATATGCAAGCGGGCCGACACTAAAGACTGCCGGAATGATGGGAGTCCCCACATTAATCCAGGAACAAAACTCGTATGCCGGAGTTACCAATAAACTCCTGGCACAGAAAGCTCGTAAGATTTGTGTAGCTTATGACGGAATGGAAAAGTTCTTCCCCGCCGACAAGATCATCATGACGGGTAATCCCGTCCGCCAGAACCTGACAAAGGATATGCCGTCAAAAGAAGAAGCGCTAGGTTCTTTCCACTTACAGCCCGGCAAAAAGACAATCCTGATTGTAGGTGGCAGCTTGGGTGCACGCACCATCAACAACACGCTGACAGCCAGTCTGACAACCATCAAGGAAAACACGGACGTGCAGTTTATCTGGCAAACGGGCAAATACTATTACCCGCAAGTAACAGAAGCCGTAAAAGCGGCAGGAGCACTTCCGAATTTATATGTAACGGATTTCATCAAAGATATGGCAGCCGCTTATGCAGCAGCCGATCTGGTTATCTCCCGTGCGGGAGCAGGTTCCATTTCTGAATTCTGCCTGCTGCACAAACCTGTTATCTTAGTGCCCTCGCCCAACGTGGCAGAAGATCACCAGACGAAGAACGCCTTAGCGTTGGTGAACAAACAGGCAGCTATCTACGTCAAAGACAGTGAAGCGGAAACCACTTTGATGGACGTAGCCCTGTCCACTGTCAACGACGAGCAGAAACTGAAAGAACTAACAGAGAATATCGCCAAACTGGCTTTACCCGATTCAGCGAGAATCATCGCACAAGAGGTCATTAAGCTGGCGGAAGCAAAGAACAGATAA
- the murC gene encoding UDP-N-acetylmuramate--L-alanine ligase — translation MNIETIKSVYFVGAGGIGMSALVRYFLFKGKVVAGYDRTPTPLTETLISEGAQIHYEENVDLIPAACKDKESTLVIYTPAVPQEHEELVYFHNNGFEIQKRAQVLGTITHSSKGLCVAGTHGKTTTSTMTAHLFHQSHVECTAFLGGISKNYGTNLLLSQASPYTVIEADEFDRSFHWLSPYMTVITSTDPDHLDIYGTEQAYLESFEHYTTLIQPGGALIIRKGISLQPKVQPGVRVYTYSRDEGDFHAENIRIGNGEIFIDFVAPGTRINDIQLGIPVSINIENGVAAMALAHLNGVTDEEIKRGMASFRGVDRRFDFKLKNDRIVFLSDYAHHPSEIKQSVLSMRELYKDKKITAIFQPHLYTRTRDFYQDFADSLSLLDEVILVDIYPAREAPIPGVTSKLIYDNLRPGIEKSMCKKEEILNILKDKNIEVLITLGAGDIDNYVPEIKELLEKR, via the coding sequence ATGAATATAGAAACGATAAAATCAGTCTATTTCGTAGGTGCCGGCGGCATCGGTATGAGCGCACTTGTACGCTACTTCCTTTTCAAAGGAAAGGTAGTGGCAGGATATGACCGTACTCCTACTCCATTGACTGAAACGCTAATCTCCGAAGGCGCACAAATACATTATGAAGAAAACGTCGACCTGATTCCCGCAGCCTGCAAAGACAAGGAAAGTACGTTAGTCATATACACTCCGGCCGTTCCGCAGGAACACGAAGAACTCGTTTATTTCCATAACAACGGATTCGAAATACAGAAACGCGCCCAAGTATTGGGAACGATTACCCACTCAAGCAAAGGTCTGTGTGTGGCAGGTACCCACGGGAAAACAACCACATCGACTATGACAGCTCATCTGTTCCACCAGTCGCACGTGGAATGTACCGCTTTTCTCGGAGGAATCTCAAAGAATTACGGCACCAACCTGCTGCTTTCTCAAGCAAGCCCTTACACAGTGATTGAAGCGGATGAATTTGACCGTTCTTTCCACTGGCTGTCACCCTATATGACCGTAATCACGTCTACCGACCCCGATCATCTGGACATCTACGGAACAGAGCAAGCCTACCTGGAAAGTTTCGAACATTACACCACGCTAATCCAACCGGGTGGCGCACTGATTATCCGCAAAGGCATCTCTCTGCAACCCAAAGTGCAGCCGGGCGTTCGTGTCTACACTTACTCACGTGACGAAGGCGACTTCCATGCAGAAAACATCCGTATCGGAAACGGAGAGATATTCATCGACTTTGTTGCTCCGGGCACCCGTATCAACGACATCCAACTGGGAATTCCGGTAAGCATCAACATAGAGAACGGCGTAGCCGCCATGGCCTTGGCACACCTCAACGGGGTGACCGATGAAGAAATTAAAAGAGGTATGGCAAGTTTCCGAGGAGTAGACCGCCGGTTCGACTTCAAACTCAAGAACGACCGGATTGTCTTTCTAAGTGACTACGCACACCACCCCTCTGAAATCAAACAGAGCGTGTTGTCTATGCGCGAACTTTACAAAGACAAGAAGATCACAGCCATCTTCCAGCCTCATCTCTATACCCGCACCCGCGACTTCTATCAGGATTTTGCCGATAGCCTGTCGCTACTCGACGAAGTGATTCTGGTAGACATCTACCCGGCACGTGAAGCACCAATTCCGGGCGTCACCAGCAAACTGATTTATGATAATCTCCGTCCGGGTAT
- the murD gene encoding UDP-N-acetylmuramoyl-L-alanine--D-glutamate ligase translates to MKRIVILGAGESGAGAAVLAKVKGFETFVSDMSAIKDKYKELLDSHQIAWEEGHHTEELILNADEVIKSPGIPNDAPIILKLKAQGTPVISEIEFAGRYTDAKMICITGSNGKTTTTSLIYHIFKSAGLNVGLAGNIGKSLALQVAEDYHDYYIIELSSFQLDNMYNFRANIAVLMNITPDHLDRYDHCMQNYIDAKFRITQNQTPDDAFIFWNDDPIIRQELAKHGLKAHLYPFAAVKEDGAIAYVEDHEVKITEPIAFNMEQEELALTGQHNLYNSLAAGISANLAGIAKENIRKALSDFKGVEHRLEKVARVRGIDFINDSKATNVNSCWYALQSMTTKTVLILGGKDKGNDYTEIEDLVREKCSALVYLGLHNEKLHEFFDRFGLPVADVQTGMKDAVEAAYKLAKKGETVLLSPCCASFDLFKSYEDRGDQFKECVRAL, encoded by the coding sequence ATGAAAAGAATAGTAATTTTAGGAGCTGGCGAAAGCGGCGCAGGTGCAGCCGTACTCGCTAAAGTCAAAGGATTTGAGACGTTTGTTTCGGACATGTCCGCTATCAAGGACAAGTATAAGGAACTTCTCGACAGCCATCAGATTGCCTGGGAAGAAGGACACCATACCGAAGAACTCATTCTGAATGCCGACGAGGTAATCAAAAGCCCCGGTATCCCGAATGATGCCCCGATCATCCTGAAACTGAAAGCTCAAGGCACACCGGTGATCTCCGAGATAGAGTTTGCCGGACGCTATACTGATGCCAAAATGATCTGTATTACAGGTTCTAACGGGAAGACCACAACGACTTCCCTGATCTACCATATTTTCAAAAGCGCAGGTCTGAACGTAGGTTTGGCAGGCAACATCGGCAAAAGCCTTGCTTTGCAGGTAGCCGAAGATTACCACGATTACTATATTATCGAACTTAGCTCTTTCCAGCTGGATAATATGTATAACTTCCGTGCGAACATCGCCGTATTGATGAACATCACTCCGGACCATCTTGATCGCTACGACCATTGTATGCAGAATTACATCGACGCTAAATTCCGCATCACCCAAAACCAAACACCGGACGATGCTTTCATCTTCTGGAACGATGACCCTATCATCAGACAGGAACTGGCAAAACATGGTCTGAAAGCTCACTTGTATCCTTTTGCCGCTGTAAAAGAGGATGGAGCGATTGCATACGTAGAAGATCACGAAGTGAAAATCACCGAACCGATTGCCTTCAACATGGAGCAAGAGGAACTGGCCCTGACAGGACAACACAACCTGTACAACTCTTTAGCCGCCGGTATCTCGGCAAACCTTGCCGGCATCGCCAAAGAAAACATCCGGAAAGCCCTCTCCGATTTCAAGGGAGTGGAACATCGGTTGGAAAAGGTGGCACGTGTGCGCGGAATTGATTTTATTAACGACTCTAAAGCCACGAATGTCAACTCCTGCTGGTATGCCCTGCAAAGCATGACTACCAAAACGGTATTGATTCTCGGTGGTAAAGATAAAGGAAACGACTATACTGAAATTGAAGACCTGGTACGCGAAAAGTGTTCAGCACTGGTATATCTGGGACTTCATAACGAAAAGCTTCACGAATTCTTCGACCGTTTCGGTCTGCCGGTAGCCGATGTGCAAACCGGCATGAAAGATGCCGTAGAAGCAGCCTATAAACTGGCAAAGAAAGGTGAAACGGTATTATTAAGTCCTTGCTGCGCTTCTTTCGACCTCTTCAAGAGTTACGAAGACCGTGGCGACCAATTTAAAGAATGTGTCCGTGCCCTTTAA
- a CDS encoding FtsL-like putative cell division protein, whose translation MEEEVVNKKAEEDKKKKRTSLKSILGGDILATDFFRRQTKLLVLIMVFIIFYIHNRYASQQQQIEIDRLKKELTDIKYDALTRSSELMEKSRQSRIEDYISSKESDLQTSTNPPYLIK comes from the coding sequence ATGGAAGAAGAAGTAGTAAACAAGAAAGCAGAAGAGGACAAGAAGAAAAAACGCACCTCTCTGAAGAGTATTCTGGGTGGAGACATTCTGGCTACCGATTTTTTCCGCCGTCAAACGAAGTTGCTGGTACTTATCATGGTATTCATCATCTTCTACATTCACAATCGTTATGCCAGTCAACAGCAACAGATCGAAATAGACCGGCTGAAAAAGGAATTGACAGACATTAAATACGATGCACTGACTCGCAGCTCAGAGCTGATGGAAAAGAGCCGCCAGTCACGCATTGAAGATTATATATCGAGTAAGGAAAGCGATTTGCAAACATCAACCAATCCTCCTTACCTTATTAAATAG